The nucleotide sequence TCCTTTAGATCCTCCAGTGACAACAGCCACTTTGTTGTTGTAGCGGAGCGACATTTTCTCTCAGTTATTAAAAAGTGGCCGGAGCAAGACAATTAATTTGCACGGCTGCCAAAACAACCGAGATCCGTGTTTGACATTAGTCACGAGTGGGTCCCGAGTCGAAGTTTACTGTCAGAGTGCAAAACATCCGCACGTGATTGACTGCACGCACCGTGGACACTTCCGCTTCTGCTGAAAATAAAGGGGTTAAGTTGACTTCTGTGGAACTTTAGTTAAAGGTaaagtgtgtagaattctgtgatatctagtgttgacgttgcatgttgcagctgaacacccctcacctcaccctctccttccaaacatgaaaaagaacctgtggtagcttcacttgtcataaaaactcaaaaggtgtttagtttgttcagtctggactaatgttaaaaacatgaaggcctccgtagagagggtcccctcgatgtaaatataaagtattagaacataaagggccttttctgtggtaaagaaaactacaattcatacaatttagatggaacgaactagtgaaaacatcatgaaaattattctactttaaatttctgccaatagatccttttcacctaaatcttacacactggacctttatgTATTAGTGGAGCCTGAACCTGAAATGTACTTTTACCTGAACATAAAATACTAATCATGATAAAAGAATGAATGTCGAACTTCCTCTTTCAGTAAAAGTCTGACATTTTAGTTGCTATATGTACGTGGTAATCAGGCTAACATAAACTTTATGTAAACTATGTATTTATGCTGTCCAACAGTgcagttatttattattaaaatgttagaattttagttttttaaacagcaagtgaaaactgaaatatataataaaaaatcagGAAACAAGAAAGGCAAAAAATACACTTCTGCAAATAGTGCACCAATATGAGGTCCATCTTTACAAGTGAACTATGATCTCTGCATATTCAGCGATATCAtagactataaataaaaagctgtgacgacatgacagctcccaaaagtgaagccaaagcttctGGATTGTCCACTGGTGGCTAAAAGTACATGTtgtctcaaagatggtttctgtaatCTTAGGTAGTTCTTACCACACTTATCTTTCTTCAAGTGtttatgtttctgataagtttggtttatggttatttgaaaatataaaaatgggcTGTGAGgtcatgattgacaactgagacaGACAacttgtctccacttcctcccactatcaaATAATGAAGCCACACTCACAGGTATGATGGCTGCCgtctgcacagtagcaatcatgggatggagccacagtaaTGAGGtttatgtcccatccactaacatgaaggaggcagggcttatgacctgtactgcagccggccaccagatAGTGATCAAGACTAACGCTTGGGGGGTTATGTTGAGCAGTAACATAATAATTTATGTCTAATTTACACCAGATCTTTTTGTGAATTGCTGCAGGTCAAACACTTGtaatttcttttgttgttgtttgcttcCAAATGTCATTCTAATAGTGTCAAGTCCAATGTTTGTCAGTAAAAGCAGCTGAAACAGGTACAACTGAGACTGAGGAGACAGACACTTGAATTTACATGGAGTAATTGAAGGCAACCGAGTAGGCTGTTATGGGAATCGTGGTTTCACTGCACACAGGCACCTCAAAGAGAAATGTGACTGTAGAGTGAAGAAGGCGTCTAAAATAACCACAGACGTGCAGATTTatgttgaatataaagtataaagtgtGGTGTGACAGGTCAAGTTTCTGGACACTTGTGATTCTGCACAAACCACAGTCAAATTTACTTATGTTCtaatctaaaatagattatgaCAGCGAAGTTTACAAACAGGCAGGGGAGAAAGAAGCCGAGAGAAAATACTTCCCACATCCCAGGGTGTAAATCATGACCTTCAATAACTCTTCCTTCTTTCTtgtatgcacacatgcatgcaaaacatgtacagtatgtttaagagagagcgagggggtTAAGAGGCTGACATTTTGGGTCAGGAAAGGTTGCCGGGGGCACTCTGAGTGCTcttggagagaagagagggttGACGATTGAATTTCGGCCCAACAGCATTCCCCcggagtgtgagagagagagcacaaggGAGCAAGGGGAAGAGAGTGAGTGACCTACAAACAAGCCCAACCAGCCTAACTATGTTAACTCCACCAGAttaacactgcagcagctcctggagAGGCCACTGctgctccccctctcctcccaacACATGACACTGACAGGAAGGCGGGACAATAAGGAGAAGGagggcaaagaggaggaggaggagttgtgGTTTGTACAATCATAATGAGACGACTGCTAAACTGTCAGAAAGAGGGAAGAGGTGGAGGTACAGCAGGACAGCCACGGTCACTGTGTGGAGCTGTGATTAGCTGGGATCATCAGCGAGAGTGTGCTTTCTTGTCTGTGCCCTGGACATGGTGATTAACAGGTGAAAGAGCATGAAGCATGAAACTTGAAGCATGAAACTTTTGTCCAGCTGTTATCATATATCTCTATTTCATGCTATCATATtatattttgataaatgaaGGATCTCATCTTATTATGTGCATCTGAATAATGTGATTTACAGTCAAATCTATGTCGGAgaaatgtaaaactaaaatcaTGAGGATTTTTCTGAAAACTCTGCAAGGTCAGTGTgttcattattataaatatagaaCACCTCCACTTACTTTAATCATCACataattcatattcatatcTACTTAATGGACTGTATAATATTGTCTATTTGAGGTTCTGATTCAACTGCTTGATCATTTTGCAGGATGTAATTTGTGATGCCGACgtgctgtgacacacacagaggggttTACTGTTGTTTTGGAAAATAATAGAAACGAAAGAGTTGaataaacacaaaagaaaaacagtttcagccaaaaattaacatttaaaccATCATGGAGGTAGAAAGTTTTGAAGGACTGTCTATGTTGCGTAATTTCTATCTTTGTGTTCCTATTTTATCCTACACAATCTATCATATGAATATGccagaataataatgataaattattCTGAAGCTATCATATATACGGTGTTAgtggatattttaaatatagagATATAGGATGattttcagtgtttattttcTACAGTGTGTCAAATAGTTATTTTCTGAATGTAACAGTTCTGTTAAAGtaccagtgtgtaagatttaggtgaataGGCTCTATAGGCAGaaattgaacataaaataatcccagtttcatctgaattgtatgaatttttgttttctttacccttgaatgggccctttatatttaaatactgtatatttacgCAGGGAGCGGTTCCTCTCTATGGAggtcaccatgttttttacagtcgcccaaactgaacaaactaaacacctactgagtttttatcacaactgaagctaccacaggttctctctcatgtttggacggagagggtgaggggtgttcagctgcaacatgcaacttcttAAGTTCGTGGTAAAGGAAGCTGCTCTCCCctacagaaaacactgcattcCCTGAAAGCCTCATCAGTTGTCTGGCCAAAACCTCTGCAttattgtgatgtcacaatgcCAAGCAGAGTGGGTCAGCCggccaaataaaaatgatcaacctgaatatgagcagaatatgtctcctttaaacaaCAGATAGACAAttcattacatttgaattcaaaatCTTCCTAGAATTTTTGATTGCTAGGTTAAAAAACATTGAGAACCCTTTTAAGAGTTTTAAACATGATCCCCTTTTCAGTGTCTTTCATCTCCATCTACTCACTATATTTATGTTCCTTTTCCTCAGagcaaagagagaggaaaagtaaGACgagaaacaaaaaggaaaaattaaGACGACTGAAAGATGGATAATCAAGACAGcggaggaggaacagagggaggaggaggaaacacagaaaaactgcaAGCGAATGAGGTTGGTGATGAAGAAAAGCAAAGCAAGGACAAGCACAacaagagggagaaggagagcagTGAGAGGCAGCCGAGCCGCCGCTGTCAGTGGAAGAGCGGCTGGGCTCTGACTGAACGCCTGGCCATCAATGTGTCAGGGATGCGTTACGAGACCCAGCTCCGCACCCTCACCCAGTTCCCAGACACACTGCTGGGTGACCCCCAACGTCGACTTCGCTACTTCAACCCCCTGAGGAACGAACTCTTCCTGGACAGGAGCCGCGTCTGCTTCGATGCCATCCTGTACTTTTACCAGTCAGGCGGGAGGCTGCGGAGGCCTGCCAACGTCCCCCTGGACATGTTCATGGAGGAGCTGCGCTTCTACGAGCTTGGCGAAGAGATCATCGACCGCTTCAAGGAGGAAGAAGGCTTCCccaaggaggaggagaggccgCTACCCACCAACGAGCTGCAGCGGCGCCTCTGGATGCTGTTTGAGTATCCGGAGTCCTCGAGTGGAGCTCGCATCATCGCCATCATTAGTGTCATGGTGATTGTCATCTCCATTCTCATCTTCTGCCTGGAGACGCTGCCTGAGTTCAGGAATGAGAAGGAACAGAGGGAGGTGAGGAGGGGTTACATGGTGCTAACACAAACAGAGGATTCATGGGGCTGCAGATGGTTGTTACGTCAGAGAAAAGTAATGTAAGAGAGTTGGACAACCAGATGAGTGAAGGAACGGCAGATGTCATCTTCCCAAACATAAACCTGCTCTTACAGCACAGGGTGGAAATGTCCATCTCCCCATCAACTCTGAGAGAAACTggcaatgcaaaaaaaaaagtccagagACAAACTCAGGGTAAGAAAAGAACCGAAAGAAACAGAtagagaagaaaggagaagaaaatagaAGGCGAGGGTGCAGTGTCCCAAGATTATTTTGGACTTGTAGTTAAATCTGATCCCACTCAGGGAAGGAAATgaaggagatgaggagaggcAGGCAAAGCAGCTTGAATAGAGGCTAAGTGTCAGGGATAGGATACCTCGAAGAGACGCTGTGAGAGCCAACATGTGCATTTAGATGAAGTGGATACCTCAAAAGTactgagaagagagagagagacagagagagagagagagagagagagagagacagacagacagagaaggggAATAGAGGGAGTATAAGGTAGAGAGAAAAGTGTGAAGGCAACGAAAGGAGATGAGCTTGTCTCACATTACCCCCTGGAAATCTAAAGGTCTATATATAGAGGAACGACAACCCTGTGAGcacaaaacacataaacaaatgtGTTAACGTATTAATAAACACTGTGACTCATCGGCTTCATGCTgaaaacagcatggaaatggagCTAAAAGATTAATGTTTCCGATGACCGCCACCAAATGAAATTAGCCCCACATGTTCTCTTGTAGCCTAGAGACAAGCTGGATTCTGAAGGTTCAGTCTGATGCACAGCAGCGGTTGATTTACCTTCGCTATCAGCGACACCGTTACTCCcatagatatatagatgtgcTCACATGATCACTACGCAAACAAACCCAAACCTAAATACACAGCCGTCTTCATGCTATCACTCACTGTAAATATGATGGACGACACTTCTCCACATTGCCATCTTGGTCCAATCGATACACACTCTCGGCCCATCGTCAGTCATTtattcatgatgtttcaccgtgtttttatagcatcagataactaattaaaaccaaacttatcagaaacatgaaacaaCTTTAGTGGGATGAGAAccaactaaaatgacagaaatcatctttgatgtgtactttttggttTGTTCCATCAaccatccaccaacatggaggcaGGGTtaatgacctgtactgcagccagccaccaggtggtgatcaagatcCTTTGGTGTTTGGGTTTTATCTCTCacttcattattgtttttaaacacTTGTAACTCCTCTTGTGGGCACCTATACATGGAGAACATTAAAAGGGTTAGATATggaatatttgtatatttaaaactTCTTATTAGTTGTACATGGAGTGGTTATTAATACTAAGTAGGGAAACATTAATTCATTGTTATTGCCAAAATATACGATTTACACAACTTGTTTAACATGCTGAAGTAATATGGAGCAGCTTCACACAAATaagcatgtttattttcttattaaCCTTTCGTTTAAAGTTATTTACCTCTACGTTGTCATATGATATATTTACCAATTGGATTTGTGCCGTCAATCCCAACATATTAAAGGTAAATGGAATGTTTGATGCCCACAAATGATGAGAAAATatgacacagaaaacagatcAATCTGGATAAACCTGAGACTCCACTGTCAACAGTTTCCATGAGAACTATTGTTTTTTGGTATTTCTTTTGTACTTTTTAGGAGTTAGGAGAAGCTGATATCAGTCAATGAGTGTTCATATTTCTGTTAAGTTTGGttgtatttagttatttgatgttataaaaacatggtgtcaCTTCATGTTTTACAGCTGATACTGACTCGGGATTGGTCAAGCGCTTGTATTGATGAGACCAGGATACCACGGCTCTACTCTGctatcactactgtgcagacacaGGCTCCAAATGACAACATGtccgcaagatggcagcgtttgttgggcttcatttctgaatagtgggagatgcctcatccatctttatttacagtctactgGGAATGTCAGAGCTGTTTAAATgtagacaaaataaaaggtgtAGCTATCATTACTCCCCTGGGTAAACGCGGCATTGTAAaacttctgcagcagcagaaactctTCTCCAAATAGTTgcagagaaaaaatatatataaaagacacagagacaatacGTACTGAAATACCCTCAAACTCCTACCGGTCATGTCTAACCTGCATCTCGTTcgcagaaaaaaacaagcagtgGGGTCCAATGAAGTGTCAAATGCGTTGGTCCTGCCAGTGTCTGGGTGAAACGTAACCCGGAGTCACATGGGTGCAatgcttttttgtgtgtttaaatttaGAGAACCCGATTTATATAAAAGTCTGTAAGGAAATATAAAGCCGGTGCAGTGAaaatggagaggagagaaaagttaGCACAGTATCACAGACCTCACAGGTTCAATCGGATCTGGATGACAGATGTCATACTCTGAATGTGCTGAGGACAAACTCTCATAATAATTGCTTCTTCTCACTTCTCCTCTGCCCCCTCCGGTTTACTCCGTCCtgatttctctctgtttattctcGTCTCCATGGAGCTATTTGCTATTGCTCTACTTTCCCCCCTTTATTctcatatttctctttttaaccCACGTTTTCAAAACAAGAAATGACAGAATATGAATGGTTTCTGTTAGAATGCTTATgcttatgattttttttcaatctttGAGAGCAACCGTAACCACTTTTCCTTCATCCTTTCCTTCACAGCAATTCACCACCATACCTCACCCCACCATAGAGAACGAAACCATCTTGATCCCACCTGGCTTCACTCCCTTCCAAGACCCCTTCTTCATCGTGGAGACGATTTGTATCTTCTGGTTCTCATTTGAACTCACCGTGCGCTTAATTTGCGCTCCGAGCAAGATGCACTTCTTCAAAGACGTCATGAACACCATCGACTTCTTCGCCATCATTCCTTATTTCGTCACACTTGGCACCGAGCTGGCCAAGGACAAAGGCGCGCaaccctctgtgtctctggccCTTATCAGGGTCATCAGGCTGGTCAGGGTCTTCAGGATCTTCAAGCTCTCTCGTCACTCGAAGGGCCTCCAGATCCTGGGTCAGACACTGAAGGCCAGCCTCAGGGAGCTCGCCCtgctcatcttcttcctcttcatcggCGTCATACTCTTTTCTAGCGCTGTCTACTTTGCTGAGGTGGACAGGCCTGACACGGCCTTCACCAGCATCCCTGAGGCTTTCTGGTGGGCAGTGGTGTCCATGACAACAGTTGGCTACGGAGACATGTTCCCAGAGACGGTAGGGGGAAAGCTGGTGGGGTCCATGTGTGCCATTGCTGGCGTGCTTACCATCTCGTTGCCAGTACCCGTCATCGTGTCCAACTTCAGCTACTTCTACCACAGAGAGACGGAGTGTGAGGTAACCACGCAGTACCATCATGTGTCCTCATTGCTGTGGGAAGAGGACAAAGAGGACGATGATGAGGAGGGGGATGAGGACGGATTGGATGATGAGCATGAATTCACAGGAGATAACGCGCCCCTGTATGAGCAGGGCAGCAGGGGCATCTGCCCTCCACCCAATGGGACTCTTCTGACAGGACTCTGGGCTGGACAAGCGACTGGCGTTCAGAGAGGAATAAATTTCTACCTCAAAGAACCTCTGGTCACACAGGTCTGACATGGAGCAGACGGACTGACAGACTTTTCAGTTGAATATTAAAACCAAGATGGACTGTTGAAAAGACTTATACTGACTGACACAAGATCCTGTTTGTGCCTCTCATGTGATCATGGTTTTTATAGTTGAGACTTTTGCTTAATTATATtacaaaaagatgaaaagcaaatgtatgtttttctcaaaaaaataaaaaaaaatcttctacTTATAGTACAAACATATAGTTTATAAACTTCCATAAACTGCAATTCTCTTTAGGCAGATTTATACGACAGGTAGAGGTAACTTATTGTATATGatgatatacatacatatatatatatatacagatacaGAAATGAATGTTCAAATTTCCATTTATCTAATAGTTTCATGTCGTCATTTTCCCTGAAACAACTTTACTGTTTTGTAATGTGTTGCTAGTTATAGGGAAAACAActgattctgaaaaaaaaagcttgatttAAACCCAAGGATATTTTCAGCCATTAAACAGTTATCAGTGTAACATTATATTCCAAAGATATATGTTATTATGCTTGTTGAGAAATTCAATATTTTTCAGTAGTAAGTTCACCTGCTGTGCATTGATTGAAAACACCCTAAAATCAGAATTATTTAACGACTGAACTTTGTTTCCGTTTTCCTATAATTAGCACCAAGCTAAACAGTCGAGCAAAACAACCTTGAAAAGAGGTGAGAAATGATTCAGAAATTACAGACAGTCAAATGAAACAGTTTCAAATTAAGTGAAATGTCAAATGTGCCTGTGTCACTTTGTTTGGCTAAAGAAAGGAGTTGCACTTTGGAAAGCAGGTTGATAATCTTATTTACTGTGCAACAGGTGAAATATCTTTCATCCAAGGTGTATAGAAGAATATCTGAGGCAGCctatctggaaaaaaaatgtttaagtcAGAGAGCGTGGTGTCAAATTGTTCTTGAATGTTTAATCATTGCAAAAGCCTCAAATCTCACCAATAATCTCCTGTGCACCTGAATGATGACGGGGGTGTAGGTGGAGTCGACTGGTATGAGGAAGAAGAGATAACGGCAGATTTCTTCAgattttgtttcttcttcctcatctctgTACAAGTGATGACTGCTCTGACATGGATAACAAAACAATATCTGACTTTATGTTTgcagatataaaaacatttatttttcagaatgAACAATGATGAAAagatttatgtttacattttacgtAAAAAACCTTTtccttcattcaatatatttggctgtatttgtggtttttttatagtttatttatagttatttgcAATAAAGTttgtggttaaactgtaaaatatcaagcctcaattacatttccttaaaataagggtttgataacgattttctttttttataaatcgGCTAACTCGGCATAAGCCCTCAAAAATCCATATCGCTCTACAAATACAACTGCTGATCCTACCATAATCTAGATACAGACATACGACACTTTTATGATCCAGGAAGAGACGGTATGCTGACGTCTCTGTCGCCCTTAGTGCTACATGCTGGAAATCTCTTAACTAAAAATCTATCTGGTTGTGTTATCCACACATGTAAACCACAGTGCCATTAGCTCATATAGGAGCTAAACACACAGAGTGTAGCAGGTGTTGATGCCCTGTGCTTGTTGTAGTTATGACAGAAATGCGGTGTTGTAATTTCACGCTGACAAATTACAACAAAGAGATCATGGGTTGATCATGGTGCAGACAGAGTTCATGTCATTGGTCCATAGCCAGTTTGTATGTTCCACAGTGTAACAGATACAGcctggagatgtgtgtgtgtgtgtggagaaagcTGATCTCAAGTCAGTATAGCTGTAGGGCCCCCGGGTGACATTTCTGTCCCAGTGGTGAAGCTGAAAATGATGATGCTCCACTAATCACCGCTGTAAACTACTACTACTGACAGGTTGTGTGAGGAAGCAGCTGAGGGCTGGAGCTCAACTAGGAGGCAAAGCTTTCCATTTCATTCCAGCCCTCCTCTATGGCCATGAACCTTTGGGTAGAGACAGAAAGAACAAGAAGGTCACTCAGCAGAGCGCATTCCTCcgccaacagtccccttatgaaaccacatttaaatccaaaagatccagatttttatttggaaccaaaccaaacttcacacactcataaatatcagtcctctaatgaattattctctgagaaatcaacagaaatgttgaaattaaatccacaggcagcaggaggaagacAAATGTCCTGGTTTGAGCTGTGGTGCAGTTTTTAAACACAGTGTGACATCTAGAGGCAGGATCACTCATCACACAGCTCATTAAAAAGCTTGGTACTCGCTCTTCTCATGTGGATTTTGAAAGCTTATAGGTCTGATTGGTACCAAAGTACCAAGTGAGATGTTTAAAGCATCTTATGAAGGCGTCTCCTGGGGGCCATTGCAGGTTTTCACTGAGACACCCAACTGGTAGGAGGCCTCTGGGTAAGCCTGAAACACCCTGGAGAGAATATATATCTCATCTGGCCTAGTAATGCCTTCCAAAGGAGAAACTACCACTACAACCTGGCCCAGGATAACATGTTAAAGTAATActcaaagtttttaaaagtataaatCAATCACTGTCTGTAAGAGTGTAACATTGCTGTGATCAAATGCTTTAGTCTCCTCCTTAAAGCAGTTTGAATGGAAAATAGTTTTCCGCAATAAATTTGCACTTAGGTTATATCTATCACTCATTCATTTCCTGTTAGGCTGCTAGCAGACTGTGTGACACTAATGACCCTTcactttgattttaaaacaatttgATTTGCCATAATGATGTTAGGCTCCATCGTGCCCCCCTTCTCCCTCATAACCTCCTCCTTTTTAAACATAGACAACGTGGTCTTATAGCTGTGCTAAAGGAGGACATAAAAAATAAgcttaagaaaaaagaaagctaAAGGATAAAAATTCAAATTGAGAATTCAAATTTGGCTTTAAAGTTGATCACGTGTTGGTTCTAGTTAGAGCTCCCTTGAAAGAGACAATAAAGCACTGTTTGCATTGGGGAGTGGATaatgtgtgattgacagctaatactgtccaatgggtgcaggttgcaATTGTAGATATACAGGCACACAGTGTCCTCAAGCTCTCAGGCTCAATTTTAAATGAATACCATTTCAAAAATCATGACTGAAACacaaggtgaaaaaaaaaattatatagaaggttttacaaatgtatgttttcataGCTGTTAGTCTGGATTACTCACAAACTACAaaactgcttttatttaaacagtGAGATGAAGCTAATTCGAGGGGGCTGAATCCAGGAAttagttttcactttttaagATAGCATCGTTTTTGTCAATTGTGTTAATTTtccaataaataataaagagatCTTGATGGCAATTAAAACAATCAGGCATAATTACAAATattagtgtgtgcaatttgttgtgTTGATTTAATTGAATCTAATGAGAGCCATTCTagtaaaaaatctaaaatcttttATTTAAGTATTCAGACCTTTTATTAAGTACTTTGTTACAGCCTCTTTAGCAGCAATTAGAGCTTTGAGGATTCTTAGACAAGCCTCTACGAGCTGTGAGCACCTGGGTTTAGGGCGGTTTATCCCACTCTTCCTGACAAATCCTCTCAAGCACCATCAGATTGGATGGGAAGTGTCTGTGAACTGCCATCTTCAGGTCTCTCCACAGATGTTCCGTGGGGTTTAAGCCTGGGCTTTGGCTTGGCCTCTAATGACAGTGAGAAACTTGTCCTGAAGCTACTCCGGCGTCGTCTGGGATGTCTGCTTCAGGTGCTGAAAGACGATCTTTGCTCCAGTCACAGGTCATGTGCATAGGTtctcctctgcgtttgactgcATTCATCCTTTCTCCGACTCTGAACAGTCTCCTTCTCACTGCCAATAAGAGATAGTCATATCCAGGTGATGAACAGTGCCTAGTTTGGAGGGTTCTGTTCCGTCAACGACACAatctt is from Paralichthys olivaceus isolate ysfri-2021 chromosome 5, ASM2471397v2, whole genome shotgun sequence and encodes:
- the kcna7 gene encoding potassium voltage-gated channel subfamily A member 7 codes for the protein MDNQDSGGGTEGGGGNTEKLQANEVGDEEKQSKDKHNKREKESSERQPSRRCQWKSGWALTERLAINVSGMRYETQLRTLTQFPDTLLGDPQRRLRYFNPLRNELFLDRSRVCFDAILYFYQSGGRLRRPANVPLDMFMEELRFYELGEEIIDRFKEEEGFPKEEERPLPTNELQRRLWMLFEYPESSSGARIIAIISVMVIVISILIFCLETLPEFRNEKEQREQFTTIPHPTIENETILIPPGFTPFQDPFFIVETICIFWFSFELTVRLICAPSKMHFFKDVMNTIDFFAIIPYFVTLGTELAKDKGAQPSVSLALIRVIRLVRVFRIFKLSRHSKGLQILGQTLKASLRELALLIFFLFIGVILFSSAVYFAEVDRPDTAFTSIPEAFWWAVVSMTTVGYGDMFPETVGGKLVGSMCAIAGVLTISLPVPVIVSNFSYFYHRETECEVTTQYHHVSSLLWEEDKEDDDEEGDEDGLDDEHEFTGDNAPLYEQGSRGICPPPNGTLLTGLWAGQATGVQRGINFYLKEPLVTQV